A stretch of DNA from Balearica regulorum gibbericeps isolate bBalReg1 chromosome 7, bBalReg1.pri, whole genome shotgun sequence:
GCAATGAGCTGGCTCTCTGGTTTAGTAAAGTTAATTATAACACAGATTaatttcatctgtaaaataagtgtaattaaatagcattttatcATCCATAGTCATCTGAGCAAAATATATTGTTCAGTTCAGGTATAGCTGTCATGCTCCTGAATTCTTCCaattccttcagctgctgcttttatttgcaataGTTGTATTTTATGCATGGAGTCCGTGTGCCCTTCCCTGGCCTCCCACAGAAGGGGCAgtcctttttctgttcttcagaggCAATGTGGAGCCTCTTAGTCACAATATGGATAAAACTGTTTGTGTTGAACCTGCCGGGTAATTACTCAGGTAAATACTGGGGTTGTCTGCGGAAGAGCTGAAAAGTGGGTTGTGGCAGGCCAGGTCCTGGGTGATGCTGAGGAAATGGAGGTGTTGAGAGGGGAACTGGGTCACTGCTTTCACAGGGTCACAGAgcggcaggggttggaagggacctctggagatcatctagcccagccccctgctagagcaggatcacctcaagcatgttgcacaggacggcgtccaggcgggttttgaatctctccagagaaggagactccacaacctctctgggcagcctgtcccacagctcggtcaccctcagagggaagaagtttttcctcatgttcagatggaacttcctgagttacagtttgtgcccgttgccccttgtgCTGTCTCTGGGCACCGCTGGGAAGAGTCTGCCCCGTTCCTCTAGACATTCACCATTTAGATACtgataagcattgatgagatcccctctcagtcttctcttctccaggctgaacagccccagctctctcagcttttcctcataccagagatgctccaggcctctcctcatcctcgcagccctccgctggactctctccagtagttccctgtctgtcttgtgctggggagcccagaactggacacacaactccagatgtggcctcaccagggcagagtagagggcaggataacctccctcgacctgctggccacgctcttcttaatgcaccccaggacaccattggccttctcggccatgagggcacactgctggtcatggagagcttgttgtccaccaggactcccagggcCTTCTCCACACAGCTGCTTTCATGTGTATCCGTATTGGGATGGACAAGGAGCATCACAGCACTGAAACCTTAAGCTATTCTTGTTCTCAGGGGCTGAAGGGAAGTTCTGTCTTTATCAAGTGGCAAAAGCCGAAATAGAAGTTGCCTCTCAGAGCCATTCATTACTATTGTCCCTTAGGTTTAccccatctttttcttttccttttcatcctaTGCCAGtttattgttttgcttctgaCTTTTGaagattgtttaaaatatttcctgtcttTAGTTCctccagaaaattaattcttgaaaataaaaatatagtatatagaagaaaataaaaatagtatatAGAAGAAGGTATATTATCTGTGAACTTTTGTATTTGATAATAAGGCTTCTCAAAATAGTTGATTTTGACCTTAAAATGTAGTAGTTCCAGTAAGGTATTCAATAaaccatgaaaacagaaattctagAGGAACTATGCATAAATATGCTTTAATTAAGACCATCCTTAAGCTGATGATTTGTTTGTGACTTTAAGTGTCTCTGCTGTGAACACTGCCTGGAAAGCCAAGCATGGACACACTCAAACCAAGACCAAAGGTTGACATAAATACTTTAAACAGCTCTGGTCACTTTTTGGCTGTAAGCAGCCATAGTGTTGAAGTATTTAAAGGAGGATGGCACGTACCCTGTGCAGCAGGATACTTCAACCCCCGGTCTGTGGGGATGTGGAGACCTTCATGGGACCCACAAGTGGTCAAGTCCCTGCCTGTGGTGGCTGCCTTGTGGCAAGGGGACATGTGCTCCTGCGTTTTGTGCTCAACTGCTCCCATACTAAAGTGCACACCATTAAGAGGATTTGCTGGATCCAGGATCTTGCTTTGGAGTTGCATTACTGATGGTACATTTCGTTTAAGTAACACATCTTGCCATTTTTAGCTGagtattgttttcaaaatgtgtttggcTAGTAGTGCTGAAAGTATCTAGGTGACTTTGCAGTGCCTTGTGGGTGATTATTCTTGTCCCAGAATCATTTGGTCCAGAAAACAGATATCCTGTAATGAGCCGTTGCTCGTGTCTATTATTTAATCCCTTCAATTTGCTGCATGTTTTACTTGTGGCTTTGGggattttgtttggcttttaatCTCATATGCTTGAAAGGAGACTGTTATCATATCCCTGCCTTGTTCTCTTAACCAGGATCGTGCTCCACTTCAGGACAGTTAATTTAAGGTCCCCGTGTACAGAtagagtaaatatttaaatctgtGTTACTGGACACTGTCCAAAAATGCTTCCATATTTAAAGAGCAGATTGAGATCTGTTAGATAGGTTAATGAGCGTCTGAGGGAAGTCGTGTAGTGTTACCTGTGGTAGCAACTGCTCGTTGATGTCAGCAGATGCGTGATTGAAAAGAAAGGGCAGCTCGCTGTGAACTTGAAGCCGAATGCTTCCTGGGTTTAATGTTGTGAGTGCTGTAATTAATATGCTTGGCAAATAGAAGACATCTTTCAAATAGAATTGTGAAATTACTTGTGGTAGATTGTACTTTGCTATGGCTTTGAATGAAGGTGAATGTAGATACTATGTCTGCTGTTCTGTGTGTATCTATAtatatctttttgtttctttaggtTGTACAATGCAAATCTTTGAAACCATCTCTGGGAAGATGAAGCTTCCAGTAGCAGCAGTCTGGTTTGGAATCTGCGTGTTTTAAGAATACCTGGGAATTTCTACCCATATTTGCCTATTCCAGCGTAAATCAGAGGACaatgagttatttttatttattgcatatttttacGCTACATAAcaacttttcttccctcccattTTGTTCAATGGGAAAAACTTGAGCCAGTTGTGTAGCTGATTCTTACTTCACTACATTCCTCTTACAGAGCCAAATTCTTGGAAACCACGTCGACAGTACATCTATTTTTGTGTGTTCaatgttgttgtttggtttggttttttttctttatgtgacATATGCCACTTTTTGAGTGCTTTTACCTGTTCTGCTTGGAGGGTGTCCTTTTGCGTTGCTGAGTAGTCATAGAACCACTCAaggaattaaataatttcagagtCACAGAAGATGACTCatgcttcagaaacatttttatggCTGTGCTTGGCTCATTAATACAGGAGTTCAACAGTAGTAATATGAGGTATTGCATTAATTGTTGCATACATTTATTACCAAATGACTTGCACAGACAGTGTTTCAGATGCCGTGGACCTAATCATAATAACCAGAAGTGTCCtgtttgcaaaggagaaaataagatccCTTTGTACACTGATAGCAAGCAGATGAAGTTGCTTGCAGTTTTGGAAGTAAGGACTGATCACAGTGAAAGCTGGAATGGATTTTTCTGCTTGAGGAAGGGGAAGCTATGCAGCTTAATATTTGGGTTGATTATAATGACTCTAGTGATGGCATCCTACATACTGACTGGAGCCAAACACAGCCTGTTGTTAATACCATCTCCCTTCCATTATGGAGCTTTTACTAGCAATCCAAGCTTAATGGACAATGAAAGCCTTAGTGACATGCAAGACCATTACCAGCCTTctaaaatgaatatttcataCGTGAAGGATTATCCAagcattaaattaattattgaCACTATTACTTCAAAGATAGAGTTTATAACGAGACAGCGCCCTGATTTAGAAGAGCTGAGGAAACAAGAGCCACATGTAAGTATGAATTAAAGTGTGTCTGAAACTGCTGTATACTTGCTTTTTTCAAGACTTCTGGGTCAATCTTTTACTGAGATAAAAAAGTGCAGCTACTCAGATGTCCATATACTTATTTACATCACCTAGAGcctcctgatttacaccagctgaaaaGCTGATGTTGTAGATCACGTCCTTCTGAGTCATGAGCAAAATAGATGGGTTATATAAGTGGTCTTGACAcctgaaacaaaaaatcaggCAGTCTTCCAATAGCTGTACAATCTCATTGAATTTTTACCTTGTCTCATGCAAAATCATTCTGACATAGATTTGCTAGTCACCTTAAATAGTAAATAAGAAAGGAGCCTTTCTAATAACCAATTACCAGTATGCCTTCCTGACAATCCAGTCATTGCAAACCTTTTATTTCAAGAGTTAAAAACTGGAAGTCAATTTGATTCGCGTATTATGTGTTTGACTTTAATTCCTGGGGTTGCAGGGTTATTGGGGGATTATTGAGGTCCTTTCTGGCCTAAAATCAAAGGATTTCTAAATGTACTCCTCTCCTAGTCCAACTGCTTATACAGGATTGGGTTCCAATGTCATCAGAAGAAATCAGTTAGGTCAActttgtagttaaaaaaaaaaaaccgtTAAAAATGTCCACATATTGTTTCTATTGTGTTCTTTTACTGCGGTAAGTTAGAAAAGAATAACTGTCAATTTTTTGCTGCCTTGACTGAAATTCTTGTTCTTTATGTTGCAGATGTTTTCAGTAATTCCTAATAAATTCCTTCCAAATAGCAAGAATCCTTGTTGGTATGAAGAGTACAGAGGAAACACAACCACAGATCCTTATGCAACAAACTCCTATGCACTGTATTCAAAACGCTTTCGAACCATATTTGATTACCTCAGGAAGGTATTTTGGAACCACTTGTACCATTATAAGGACAAACACTACCGCCTGCGCTGTCTCCCCCATTTCTACATCATTGGCCAGCCCAAGTGTGGGACGACAGACCTGTACGACCGGCTCAGGCTGCACCCCGACGTTCGGTTCTCAGCAATCAAAGAGCCACACTGGTGGACAAGAAAACGGTTTGGTGAGTAAACATGTCCTCTGGTATCGAGGCGAGTTGTCTCTATtaaaatttgacattttttgtatatatttggGATGAAGTGTATGGATTTGCTCCATATTGGCTTGTCTTGAAACTGATGGAGTTActagttttgaaaaatctggGTGATGGCTGCTGAGTAGGTTCCATCCTGCTTTTGTTTAATGATGTATTGGATTAAACTTTTTGAGATGATGCACATTTCATTTGGTTTATTTGCAGGGATCTGGaaaatctaggaaaaaaaaaaatcattagataAAACCAACCctgtaaaaaacccccagtttGTAAAAGCAGGTAGAGGAACTA
This window harbors:
- the CHST15 gene encoding carbohydrate sulfotransferase 15, with translation MAVLGSLIQEFNSSNMRYCINCCIHLLPNDLHRQCFRCRGPNHNNQKCPVCKGENKIPLYTDSKQMKLLAVLEVRTDHSESWNGFFCLRKGKLCSLIFGLIIMTLVMASYILTGAKHSLLLIPSPFHYGAFTSNPSLMDNESLSDMQDHYQPSKMNISYVKDYPSIKLIIDTITSKIEFITRQRPDLEELRKQEPHMFSVIPNKFLPNSKNPCWYEEYRGNTTTDPYATNSYALYSKRFRTIFDYLRKVFWNHLYHYKDKHYRLRCLPHFYIIGQPKCGTTDLYDRLRLHPDVRFSAIKEPHWWTRKRFGIIRLRDGFHDRYPVEDYLDLFDLAAHQIQGVLQSEAAKERGKMNNIIIGEASASTMWDNNAWIFFYDNSTEGEPPFLIQDFIHASQPNAKLIIMLRDPVERLYSDYLYFASANKSAEDFHEKVAESLQLFENCMLDYSLRACVYNNTLNNAMPVRLQVGLYVVYLLDWLTVFDKDQILVLRLEDHASNVKYTMHMVFQFLDLAPLSEKQEALITKSPASNTRRPEDRSLGPMLPTTKAILRDFYRPFNTKLAQVLFDDAFLWKRT